In one Bosea sp. RAC05 genomic region, the following are encoded:
- a CDS encoding TerB family tellurite resistance protein, with product MPTRSHRTPADLKRDLDLWHDEEASLQIETIAAACALIAYADGVVRPAEHDSMAASLSRFGLVDERSRSELLAEFEHATARFEIDPSTGERAALTAIARLEGKTRFAQALVETCRLIGEADGHYIVEEQSALVKICRQLGVDPVATGAFAALARA from the coding sequence ATGCCGACCCGTTCCCACCGCACACCGGCCGATCTGAAGCGCGATCTCGACCTCTGGCACGACGAGGAGGCCAGCCTGCAGATCGAGACGATCGCGGCCGCCTGCGCCCTGATCGCCTATGCCGACGGTGTCGTGCGCCCGGCCGAACACGACAGCATGGCGGCGTCGCTCTCCCGCTTCGGCCTCGTCGACGAACGCTCGCGCAGCGAGTTGCTGGCCGAATTCGAGCACGCCACGGCACGCTTCGAGATCGACCCTTCAACCGGCGAGCGGGCGGCCCTGACGGCCATCGCCCGGCTCGAGGGCAAGACCCGCTTCGCCCAGGCCCTGGTCGAAACCTGCCGGCTGATCGGCGAGGCGGATGGGCATTACATCGTCGAGGAGCAGTCGGCGCTGGTGAAGATCTGCCGGCAGCTCGGGGTCGATCCGGTGGCGACCGGCGCCTTCGCCGCCCTGGCAAGAGCCTGA
- a CDS encoding RNA polymerase sigma factor, giving the protein MTSTPTNLSAIYAAEQSRLRRHLVRRGLSAPAAADVVQDAFLKLLRAPKDDIRDVRAYLRRAAETIAIDAWRRQHRSESVIDQSGYPQELVADPAPSPDATMMAQEEQAALRAAIEALPPRCREVLLLHRFEGLSYAEIGQRLGISRNTVMVHLANAMTALRRRLRDTTPAAL; this is encoded by the coding sequence ATGACATCGACACCGACCAATCTTTCGGCGATCTATGCAGCTGAGCAGTCGCGCCTGCGGCGCCATCTGGTTCGACGCGGCTTGTCCGCGCCGGCCGCCGCCGACGTCGTGCAGGATGCCTTCCTCAAGCTGCTGCGGGCGCCGAAGGACGACATCCGCGACGTGCGCGCCTATCTGCGGCGGGCGGCGGAGACGATCGCGATCGACGCCTGGCGGCGGCAACATCGCAGCGAGTCGGTGATCGATCAGAGCGGCTATCCGCAGGAACTCGTGGCCGATCCCGCCCCCTCGCCTGATGCGACGATGATGGCGCAGGAGGAGCAGGCGGCTCTGCGCGCCGCCATCGAGGCGCTGCCGCCGCGCTGCCGCGAAGTCCTGCTGCTGCACCGCTTCGAGGGTCTGAGCTATGCCGAGATCGGGCAGCGGCTGGGAATCTCGCGCAACACCGTGATGGTCCACCTCGCCAATGCGATGACGGCCCTGCGGCGCCGCCTGCGCGACACGACCCCGGCAGCGCTCTAA
- a CDS encoding LysR substrate-binding domain-containing protein, translating to MPTPLPPFDLDLLRSFVAIADAGGFSRAAERIGRTQSTISLQIKRLEAGLGQVLFRREGGRGGRTLLTPQGEVLLSYARQILHVSDEARARLMEPEVGGIVRLGTPEDFATVHLADVLARFARTYPQVALAVNCDFTVNLLDGFAKGQYDLVLFKRALLPGQGEAGPEDGGTGVWRETLVWVAGPRLVLPPDGPLPLVLAPAPDVYRRGALAALDAAGRAWRIVLTSPSLAGLQAAVRAGLGVTVLPREMVPPDLVVLGEAEHRLPVLPATAIVLYRAPGARSPAADRLGDHIVQSLEAAAARG from the coding sequence ATGCCGACACCCTTGCCGCCTTTCGATCTGGACCTGCTGCGCAGCTTCGTGGCGATCGCCGATGCGGGCGGTTTCTCGCGTGCGGCCGAGCGGATCGGTCGCACCCAGTCAACCATCTCCCTGCAGATCAAGCGGCTCGAGGCCGGGCTCGGCCAGGTTCTGTTCCGGCGCGAGGGTGGCCGCGGCGGGCGCACCCTGCTGACGCCGCAGGGCGAGGTGCTGCTGAGCTATGCGCGCCAGATCCTGCATGTCAGCGACGAGGCCCGCGCCCGGCTGATGGAGCCGGAGGTCGGCGGGATCGTCCGGCTCGGCACGCCGGAAGACTTCGCGACCGTGCATCTCGCCGATGTGCTCGCCCGCTTCGCCCGGACCTATCCGCAGGTCGCGCTCGCGGTGAACTGCGACTTCACCGTCAATCTGCTCGATGGCTTTGCCAAGGGGCAGTACGATCTCGTGCTGTTCAAGCGGGCCCTGCTGCCGGGGCAGGGGGAGGCCGGCCCGGAGGATGGCGGCACCGGGGTCTGGCGCGAAACGCTGGTCTGGGTCGCAGGCCCGCGGCTGGTCCTGCCGCCGGACGGGCCGCTGCCGCTGGTGCTGGCGCCGGCCCCGGACGTCTATCGCCGGGGTGCGCTGGCGGCGCTCGACGCCGCCGGTCGCGCCTGGCGGATCGTTCTCACCAGCCCCAGCCTCGCCGGTCTGCAGGCGGCCGTGCGGGCCGGGCTCGGCGTCACCGTGCTGCCGCGCGAGATGGTTCCGCCCGATCTGGTCGTGCTCGGCGAGGCGGAGCACCGTCTGCCGGTCCTGCCGGCGACGGCGATCGTGCTCTACCGGGCGCCCGGCGCCCGCTCACCCGCGGCGGACCGCCTCGGCGACCATATCGTCCAGTCGCTCGAGGCCGCGGCGGCGCGAGGCTGA
- a CDS encoding TonB-dependent receptor, with the protein MGADIAAGTRRAKAVRVALLLAGTALAGSMASGTVLAQPAPGATAAPIINVPAQPLSTALIAFSRQTRVEVIVPSSVAAGKRSATVNGPLTAQAALSQMLAGTGLSYRFTGAGTVTIEGARAASGRTGASEAGAIELDTITVAGATMARGGVSEIVVGPADLARINPSDAREVFAGQPRVKVGGSTPMSQKVYVNGVEETNLAVTIDGSRQNNKVFHHNGTTLIDPSFLRAARVDAGVAPADAGPGALGGAIAYETKDARLPGRRRHGRLRQVAVQHERLGLHQQPLGLRPPGRLRHSRLRHLRQGRQLQGRQWRRGAGHQERPAERVAQARLGGALRRPLPDQP; encoded by the coding sequence ATGGGTGCGGACATCGCTGCGGGAACGAGGCGCGCGAAGGCGGTCAGGGTGGCGCTGCTTCTGGCGGGAACGGCTCTCGCCGGATCGATGGCGAGCGGGACGGTGCTGGCCCAGCCCGCGCCGGGCGCCACAGCCGCGCCGATCATCAATGTTCCCGCGCAACCCCTGAGCACGGCGCTGATCGCCTTCTCACGGCAGACCCGCGTCGAAGTGATCGTGCCCTCCTCGGTAGCGGCCGGGAAACGCTCCGCCACCGTCAACGGTCCGCTCACGGCCCAGGCCGCGCTCAGCCAGATGCTGGCGGGAACAGGGCTGAGCTACCGCTTCACCGGCGCCGGGACCGTGACGATCGAGGGGGCGCGCGCCGCGTCCGGCCGCACCGGTGCGAGCGAGGCCGGCGCAATCGAACTCGACACGATCACGGTGGCCGGTGCGACGATGGCCCGCGGGGGCGTCAGCGAGATCGTCGTCGGCCCGGCCGATCTGGCGCGCATCAATCCTTCCGATGCGCGCGAAGTCTTCGCCGGCCAGCCGCGGGTGAAGGTCGGCGGTTCGACGCCGATGTCGCAGAAGGTCTATGTCAACGGTGTCGAGGAGACCAATCTCGCGGTCACCATCGACGGCTCGCGCCAGAACAACAAGGTCTTCCATCACAACGGCACCACGCTGATCGACCCATCGTTCCTGCGTGCCGCGCGGGTGGATGCCGGCGTCGCACCGGCCGATGCCGGGCCGGGCGCGCTGGGCGGCGCCATCGCCTACGAGACCAAGGATGCGCGACTTCCTGGCCGGCGACGGCATGGGCGGCTTCGCCAAGTCGCAGTTCAACACGAACGGCTCGGTCTTCACCAACAGCCTCTCGGGCTACGCCCGCCAGGGCGGCTTCGACATTCTCGGCTACGGCACCTTCGCCAGGGGCGGCAACTACAAGGCCGGCAATGGCGACGAGGTGCTGGGCACCAAGAGCGACCTGCTGAGCGGGTTGCTCAAGCTCGGCTGGGAGGCGCCCTCCGGCGACCGCTTCCAGATCAGCCATGA
- a CDS encoding ABC transporter substrate-binding protein — MRRLLRAGLAALALVFAPVQAGAKTVVDLAGRSVTVPDRVERLIIGEGRYIPALAILDRDDPVGRIVGMMGDYEAVDPATYARYRARFPTIAAIARIGRTSRESFSLERAIAQQPQVAIFGLGGHGPDSRSGEVIRALEATGTVVVFVDFRSDPLVNTPKSMLLLGEVLGRQAEAEAFVAEWRAALAVVTERLARAAPAPTRAFVQSRVGLDESCCETMTRGMMGRFVTAAGGLNIAEALVPGEAGVVALEWLIANPPEVYIGSAIGGGSSLDKPWLALGADVPEATARASLLRSLQRPGIVALPAVRAGRAHAIWHHFYNSPFNVAAVQAFATWLHPALFGDLDPVATLRGLHARFQPFPLEGTYWISAR, encoded by the coding sequence ATGCGCCGCCTGCTCCGCGCCGGCCTCGCTGCGCTGGCGCTGGTCTTCGCCCCGGTCCAGGCCGGGGCGAAGACGGTCGTCGACCTCGCCGGGCGCAGCGTCACCGTTCCGGACCGGGTCGAGCGTCTGATCATCGGCGAAGGGCGCTACATCCCGGCGCTCGCGATCCTCGACCGGGACGATCCCGTCGGCCGCATCGTCGGCATGATGGGCGATTACGAGGCCGTGGATCCGGCAACCTATGCGCGCTATCGCGCCCGCTTCCCGACGATCGCCGCGATCGCGCGGATCGGGCGCACGTCGCGCGAGAGCTTCAGCCTCGAGCGTGCCATCGCCCAGCAGCCGCAGGTCGCGATCTTCGGGCTTGGCGGCCATGGCCCCGACAGCCGCTCGGGCGAGGTCATCCGGGCGCTGGAGGCGACGGGCACGGTCGTCGTCTTCGTCGATTTCCGCAGCGATCCCCTGGTCAACACGCCGAAGTCGATGCTGCTGCTCGGCGAGGTTCTGGGCCGGCAGGCCGAAGCGGAGGCCTTCGTGGCGGAATGGCGCGCGGCGCTCGCCGTCGTCACCGAGCGGCTGGCCCGGGCCGCGCCCGCCCCGACCCGCGCCTTCGTCCAGAGCCGCGTCGGGCTCGACGAGAGCTGCTGCGAGACGATGACGCGGGGCATGATGGGCCGGTTCGTCACCGCCGCGGGAGGGCTCAACATCGCCGAGGCGCTGGTTCCCGGCGAGGCTGGCGTCGTGGCGCTCGAATGGCTGATCGCCAACCCGCCCGAGGTCTATATCGGCAGCGCCATCGGCGGCGGGTCCAGCCTCGACAAGCCCTGGCTCGCGCTCGGCGCCGACGTGCCCGAGGCGACGGCGCGGGCGTCCCTGCTGCGCTCGCTGCAGCGGCCCGGCATCGTGGCGCTGCCGGCGGTGCGCGCGGGCCGGGCCCATGCGATCTGGCACCATTTCTACAACTCGCCCTTCAACGTCGCGGCGGTCCAGGCCTTCGCCACCTGGCTGCATCCGGCGCTCTTTGGCGATCTGGACCCCGTGGCGACGCTGCGCGGCCTGCATGCGCGCTTCCAGCCCTTCCCGCTCGAAGGCACCTACTGGATCTCGGCCCGATGA
- a CDS encoding acyltransferase family protein, whose product MVIVIQYLRGLAAALVVYTHLDTQISRISPGAALPWAEIGNWGVDIFFVISGFIMYVAAIDLDARPLNFLMRRAVRIVPLYWAITAVIVAAASVVPSMLASTSLDANHVLASLLFLPWPNPAYPGLWPVLIPGWTLNYEMYFYIAVAIGLLAPRRFRVLLTSAIVIGVLVAVQVSQPTTAIAFYGNDIVLEFLFGLLAGHLFTHRRPLGAAMGGCLIALSIGSVLWMADSALPRSLASGLPALLLVLGSLQFEARARQSVFKPGLHLGDMSYSLYLTHVIALPMVTAVFSRLGARSGFDLSWAYPVVAALFALLVAAMVYRVVEKPLTRQFRSVTGEFRAREAGA is encoded by the coding sequence ATGGTGATCGTGATCCAGTATCTGCGCGGGCTCGCGGCGGCGCTGGTGGTCTACACCCACCTCGATACGCAGATCTCGAGAATTTCCCCGGGAGCCGCGTTGCCCTGGGCCGAGATCGGCAACTGGGGCGTCGACATCTTTTTCGTGATCAGCGGCTTCATCATGTATGTCGCCGCGATCGATCTCGATGCGAGGCCGCTGAATTTCCTGATGCGGCGGGCGGTGCGGATCGTGCCGCTCTACTGGGCGATCACGGCGGTCATCGTCGCTGCGGCCTCTGTCGTGCCCAGCATGCTCGCCAGCACGAGCCTCGACGCGAACCATGTGCTCGCGTCGCTGCTGTTTCTCCCCTGGCCCAATCCAGCCTATCCCGGTCTCTGGCCGGTGCTGATCCCGGGCTGGACGCTCAATTACGAGATGTATTTCTACATCGCCGTGGCGATCGGCCTTCTGGCGCCGCGCCGGTTCCGCGTCCTGCTGACCTCGGCGATCGTGATCGGCGTCCTCGTCGCCGTCCAGGTCTCGCAGCCGACGACGGCCATCGCCTTCTACGGCAATGACATCGTCCTCGAGTTCCTGTTCGGGCTGCTGGCCGGCCATCTGTTCACGCATCGCCGGCCGCTGGGCGCGGCCATGGGCGGGTGTCTGATCGCCCTGTCGATCGGTTCGGTGCTGTGGATGGCCGATTCAGCCCTGCCCCGCTCCCTGGCATCCGGCCTTCCCGCGCTGCTGCTCGTACTGGGCAGCCTTCAGTTCGAGGCCCGCGCCCGGCAGTCGGTCTTCAAGCCCGGCCTCCACCTCGGCGACATGTCCTATTCGCTCTATCTGACCCATGTGATCGCGCTGCCCATGGTCACTGCCGTCTTCAGCCGGCTGGGGGCGCGATCCGGCTTCGATCTGTCGTGGGCCTATCCGGTCGTCGCCGCGCTCTTTGCCCTGCTCGTGGCCGCGATGGTCTATCGCGTGGTCGAGAAGCCGCTGACCCGTCAGTTCCGCAGCGTGACGGGCGAGTTTCGGGCGCGCGAAGCCGGCGCCTGA
- a CDS encoding FecR family protein produces the protein MPTSTEDDAVAWFVRLQDEEATPGEREAFEAWLSGDPAHAAAWREIERIWGGLGEIRPPPAVAPVPARRPPRRLWKPLAAAAAILLAVALAWQALPTGLLADHRTAVAERRVIPLADGSVVELAPLSALDVDIGGERRHVRLIAGEAFFTVARDPSRRFVVEAGGGRVEVLGTAFDVRIDGAAVAVSVTHNAVALRAGRGAPVQLERGQAARYDQAGVSPVSEIDPEAVASWRQDQLVFHDAPLSQVLAELGRYRRGHVQLIGRDLGARRITAVFDARQPDAAIATIARSLDLRLLRATSLLVALADW, from the coding sequence ATGCCGACCTCGACCGAAGACGACGCGGTCGCCTGGTTCGTCCGCCTGCAGGACGAGGAGGCGACGCCGGGCGAGCGTGAGGCCTTCGAGGCCTGGCTGTCGGGCGATCCGGCCCATGCCGCCGCCTGGCGCGAGATCGAGCGGATCTGGGGCGGCCTCGGGGAGATCCGTCCGCCGCCTGCCGTGGCGCCCGTGCCGGCGCGCCGTCCGCCGCGGAGGTTGTGGAAACCGCTGGCGGCCGCGGCCGCGATCCTGCTGGCGGTCGCTCTCGCCTGGCAGGCGCTGCCCACCGGCCTGCTCGCCGACCATCGCACCGCTGTCGCCGAGCGCCGCGTCATCCCGCTCGCTGACGGGTCGGTCGTGGAACTCGCCCCCTTGAGCGCCCTCGACGTCGATATCGGCGGCGAGCGCCGCCATGTCCGCCTGATCGCCGGCGAAGCCTTCTTCACCGTGGCTCGCGATCCGAGCCGGCGCTTCGTCGTCGAGGCGGGCGGGGGCCGCGTCGAGGTGCTGGGGACCGCCTTCGACGTCCGGATCGACGGGGCCGCCGTCGCGGTTTCGGTCACCCACAACGCCGTCGCGCTGCGCGCCGGCCGTGGCGCTCCCGTCCAATTGGAACGCGGGCAGGCTGCGCGCTATGATCAGGCTGGCGTCTCGCCGGTGTCCGAGATCGACCCCGAGGCTGTCGCCTCCTGGCGCCAGGACCAGCTCGTCTTCCACGATGCCCCGCTGTCACAGGTTCTGGCCGAGCTCGGCCGCTATCGCCGCGGCCATGTGCAACTCATCGGCCGCGATCTGGGTGCGCGCCGCATCACCGCGGTCTTCGATGCCCGGCAGCCCGACGCGGCGATCGCCACGATCGCGCGCAGCCTGGACCTGCGCCTGCTCAGGGCCACGAGCCTGCTCGTCGCGCTGGCTGACTGGTGA
- a CDS encoding TonB-dependent receptor domain-containing protein, producing the protein MLGTKSDLLSGLLKLGWEAPSGDRFQISHERVRDDALRPFRGNIGFITGRPVWEPRLRRYEIDRQNTVFSYSRTTALGWWDPKGVLAYSRTNVDTPIFERPVGASTVPVSYPGTGTTDSFNGKFENRFGLGSLGSVTAGVDFYKDKALYKDRNFRADEKASNVGLYAQARLTPIERTRISFGLRGDRQWFTGTTGREWDNAGLSRNISGEFDLIPEHLTLKAGYSHVWGGIQLAENFIMNPAWNYGTGLKPVTSDNVTAGLVARWQGFTLEGSVFRTVLDHARAARYAVASATLTREVESQGFEIGLGYAWEDGFVRAKYADVDVRIDNQRADSDTGTYLATPIGQIWTLTAAHTFKAYGVTIGADVEIVRDYKKVAPGNQPLKGYEVVNAFVEYKPLQLPHLTFRAEVKNLLDQTYADRATYGQEFGTVTPLYQPGRSFVLSAAARF; encoded by the coding sequence GTGCTGGGCACCAAGAGCGACCTGCTGAGCGGGTTGCTCAAGCTCGGCTGGGAGGCGCCCTCCGGCGACCGCTTCCAGATCAGCCATGAGCGCGTGCGCGACGATGCGCTGCGGCCGTTCCGCGGCAATATCGGCTTCATCACCGGGCGCCCCGTCTGGGAGCCGCGCCTGCGCCGCTACGAGATCGATCGCCAGAACACAGTGTTCAGCTACAGCCGCACCACCGCGCTCGGCTGGTGGGACCCCAAGGGCGTGCTCGCCTACAGCCGGACCAATGTCGACACGCCGATCTTCGAGCGCCCGGTCGGCGCGAGCACGGTGCCGGTCAGCTATCCCGGCACCGGCACGACCGACAGCTTCAACGGCAAATTCGAGAACCGCTTCGGCCTCGGCAGCCTCGGCAGCGTCACCGCCGGCGTCGACTTCTACAAGGACAAGGCGCTCTACAAGGACCGCAACTTCCGCGCCGACGAGAAGGCCAGCAATGTCGGGCTCTACGCCCAGGCGAGGCTGACGCCGATCGAGCGCACGCGGATCTCCTTCGGTCTGCGCGGCGACCGGCAATGGTTCACCGGCACGACCGGCCGGGAGTGGGACAATGCCGGCCTCAGCCGCAACATCTCCGGCGAGTTCGACCTGATCCCCGAGCATCTGACGCTCAAGGCCGGCTATTCCCATGTCTGGGGCGGCATCCAGCTCGCCGAGAACTTCATCATGAACCCGGCCTGGAACTACGGCACGGGCCTGAAGCCGGTGACGTCGGACAACGTCACCGCCGGGCTGGTCGCGCGCTGGCAGGGCTTCACCCTCGAAGGCTCGGTGTTCCGGACCGTCCTCGACCATGCCCGCGCCGCCCGTTACGCCGTCGCCAGCGCGACGCTGACGCGCGAGGTCGAGTCGCAGGGCTTCGAGATCGGCCTCGGCTATGCCTGGGAGGACGGGTTCGTTCGCGCGAAGTATGCCGATGTCGATGTCCGCATCGACAATCAGCGCGCCGATTCCGACACCGGCACCTATCTGGCGACGCCGATCGGACAGATCTGGACGCTGACCGCCGCCCATACCTTCAAGGCCTACGGCGTCACCATCGGTGCCGATGTCGAGATCGTGCGGGACTACAAGAAGGTCGCTCCCGGAAACCAGCCGCTCAAAGGCTACGAGGTCGTCAACGCCTTCGTCGAGTACAAGCCGCTGCAGCTCCCCCACCTGACCTTCCGGGCCGAGGTCAAGAACCTGCTCGACCAGACCTATGCCGACCGGGCGACCTATGGCCAGGAGTTCGGCACGGTCACGCCGCTCTACCAGCCGGGGCGCAGCTTCGTGCTCTCGGCGGCGGCGCGGTTCTGA
- a CDS encoding siderophore-interacting protein, whose product MTTTAPASPAQPRYEWDLTVVEAFDVTPRLRRVIFTAAHLDALHYQPGQALVLQMPLPTGGTGRRDYTIRWLDRAAQRLAIDFVQHGPAPAADWSRAARPGDEIVAAGPRGRITLSADADWHLSCADETGLPAIAHMLETMPPGARAFAFLEVDGPADRIAIATQARLDLVWIERGGRRAGPSSLLLDHLAGFVAPAGRGKACLIGETSNVRAQRHHLIARGWGRDQIASEGYWRPGRIGGHDHVDD is encoded by the coding sequence ATGACGACCACCGCTCCCGCCAGCCCTGCGCAACCCCGCTACGAATGGGATCTCACCGTCGTCGAAGCCTTCGATGTCACGCCGCGCCTGCGCCGCGTCATCTTCACCGCGGCACATCTCGACGCGCTGCACTACCAGCCGGGCCAGGCCCTGGTGCTGCAGATGCCGCTGCCGACCGGCGGCACCGGACGCCGGGACTACACCATCCGCTGGCTCGACCGGGCGGCGCAGCGCCTTGCCATCGACTTCGTCCAGCACGGGCCGGCCCCGGCCGCCGACTGGTCACGCGCGGCCCGGCCGGGGGACGAGATCGTGGCCGCCGGTCCGCGCGGGCGCATCACGCTGTCGGCGGATGCCGACTGGCACCTGTCCTGCGCCGACGAGACCGGGCTTCCCGCCATCGCCCATATGCTGGAGACGATGCCCCCGGGCGCAAGGGCCTTCGCCTTTCTGGAGGTCGACGGGCCCGCCGACCGGATCGCCATCGCGACGCAGGCCCGACTCGACCTCGTCTGGATCGAGCGCGGCGGCCGCCGGGCCGGCCCGAGTTCGCTGCTGCTCGACCATCTCGCCGGCTTCGTTGCCCCGGCCGGCCGGGGCAAGGCCTGCCTCATCGGCGAGACCAGCAATGTCCGGGCCCAGCGCCACCACCTGATCGCGCGCGGCTGGGGGCGCGACCAGATCGCCTCCGAGGGCTACTGGCGCCCCGGCCGCATCGGCGGTCACGACCATGTCGATGACTGA
- a CDS encoding DUF4112 domain-containing protein yields MSIAYDLPHLRSRTETLERLDAIARLLDSAVRVPGTNVRVGADALLNLIPGIGTAVAKGVSAYLIFEARRHGLPTLTICRMAGRVGIDLAISAVPVVGWFGDAFYRANLKNIDELRRHLRTIDGAPPSGFGGRV; encoded by the coding sequence ATGTCGATCGCCTATGACCTTCCTCACCTGCGCTCGCGCACCGAGACCCTCGAACGGCTCGACGCCATCGCAAGGCTGCTCGATTCAGCCGTCCGCGTGCCCGGCACCAATGTCCGCGTCGGTGCCGACGCGCTGCTCAATCTCATTCCCGGCATTGGCACGGCCGTCGCCAAGGGCGTCTCGGCCTATCTGATCTTCGAGGCCCGCCGTCACGGCCTGCCGACGCTGACGATCTGCCGGATGGCGGGGCGCGTCGGCATCGACCTGGCGATCAGCGCCGTCCCGGTGGTCGGCTGGTTCGGCGACGCCTTCTATCGCGCCAACCTCAAGAACATCGACGAGTTGCGCCGCCATCTGCGCACCATCGACGGCGCGCCGCCTTCCGGCTTCGGCGGGAGGGTCTGA
- a CDS encoding sodium-dependent bicarbonate transport family permease: MTSLQLAAANLFSPMTLCFALGGFAALVRSDLRLPEPVFTALSIYLMLAIGLKGGADLATVSPSEMAVPILAALALSVVIPLWCHVALRRLAGLGARDAAALAAHYGSVSAVTFLAVLSYLDSVGMTYEPTVTALLALMEAPAIIVALLLAGPAQKQGQPLGAVLSQILASKSIVLLFGGLVIGLVVGREGLVPVKPLFGDLFRGLLCLFLLDLGRQAMERAGAWRENGLKLALFALLAPVINGGLGLTAAWLAGMSQGGAVVLATLAASASYIVAPAAVRMALPDANPGLYLTASLALTFPFNLILGIPLYAAMAAALYG; encoded by the coding sequence ATGACCTCGCTGCAACTCGCCGCCGCCAATCTGTTCTCCCCGATGACGCTCTGCTTCGCGCTCGGCGGCTTTGCGGCGCTCGTGCGCAGCGATCTTCGCCTGCCGGAACCGGTCTTCACGGCGCTGTCGATCTATCTGATGCTGGCGATCGGGCTGAAGGGCGGGGCCGATCTCGCCACGGTCTCGCCCTCCGAGATGGCGGTCCCGATCCTGGCGGCGCTGGCCCTGTCGGTCGTGATTCCGCTCTGGTGCCATGTCGCGCTGCGGCGCCTGGCCGGGCTCGGCGCGCGCGATGCGGCGGCGCTGGCCGCGCATTACGGCTCGGTGTCGGCCGTCACCTTCCTCGCGGTCCTGAGCTATCTCGACAGCGTCGGCATGACCTACGAGCCGACGGTCACGGCCCTGCTGGCGCTGATGGAGGCGCCGGCGATCATCGTGGCACTCCTGCTGGCCGGCCCGGCCCAGAAGCAGGGGCAGCCGCTCGGGGCCGTGCTGTCGCAGATTCTCGCCAGCAAGAGCATCGTCCTGCTCTTCGGCGGCCTCGTCATCGGCCTCGTCGTCGGTCGCGAGGGGCTGGTGCCGGTCAAGCCGCTCTTCGGCGACCTGTTTCGCGGGCTGCTCTGCCTGTTCCTGCTCGATCTCGGCCGCCAGGCGATGGAGCGGGCCGGCGCCTGGCGCGAGAACGGCCTGAAGCTCGCCCTGTTCGCGCTGCTCGCGCCCGTCATCAATGGCGGTCTCGGCCTCACGGCCGCCTGGCTCGCCGGCATGTCCCAGGGCGGCGCCGTCGTGCTGGCGACGCTCGCCGCCAGTGCCTCCTACATCGTGGCGCCGGCCGCCGTGCGCATGGCCTTGCCCGACGCCAATCCCGGCCTCTACCTGACGGCCTCGCTCGCCCTGACCTTCCCCTTCAACCTCATCCTGGGCATCCCGCTCTATGCCGCGATGGCCGCGGCCCTCTATGGCTGA
- a CDS encoding WecB/TagA/CpsF family glycosyltransferase — protein MDSSEAGIEPLTGGPVTIIGGLPITTLDRKASAQGLVEIALRARGQGQRPFYSTSANGQVIALARHDPAFRALLLEADQIHPDGMPMVRLSSLVARVPLRERVATTDLIHDVARLAERAGISFYFLGGTAEVNAAAVERIRQAYPALAFAGARSGYFAPDEEIAIVDEIARLRPDILWIGFGVPLEQRFVARHIDRLRGVGVIKTSGGLFDFLSGRNSRAPQWMQAAGLEWAYRTMLEPRRLLGRYLRTNLVALWQILRHSK, from the coding sequence ATGGACAGCAGCGAAGCGGGCATCGAACCCCTCACAGGCGGGCCAGTGACGATCATCGGCGGGCTGCCGATCACGACGCTCGACCGCAAGGCTTCGGCGCAGGGCCTGGTCGAGATCGCGCTGCGCGCGCGCGGCCAGGGGCAGCGGCCGTTCTACTCGACCTCGGCGAATGGACAGGTCATCGCTCTGGCGCGGCACGATCCGGCGTTCCGGGCGCTTCTCCTCGAGGCCGACCAGATCCATCCCGACGGCATGCCGATGGTTCGCCTGTCGTCGCTCGTGGCGCGCGTGCCCCTGCGCGAGCGCGTCGCGACGACGGATCTGATCCACGACGTCGCGAGGCTGGCGGAGCGGGCCGGCATCAGCTTCTACTTCCTGGGCGGCACCGCCGAGGTCAACGCCGCCGCCGTCGAGCGGATCCGGCAGGCCTATCCCGCTCTCGCCTTCGCCGGCGCCCGCTCGGGCTATTTCGCCCCGGACGAGGAGATCGCGATCGTCGACGAGATCGCCCGCCTGCGGCCGGACATTCTGTGGATCGGATTCGGCGTGCCGCTCGAACAGCGGTTCGTCGCCCGCCATATCGACCGCCTGCGCGGTGTCGGCGTCATCAAGACCTCGGGCGGCCTGTTCGACTTCCTCTCGGGCCGCAATTCGCGGGCGCCGCAGTGGATGCAGGCCGCGGGGCTGGAATGGGCCTACCGCACCATGCTGGAGCCGCGCCGTCTGCTCGGCCGCTATCTCCGGACCAACCTCGTGGCGCTCTGGCAGATCCTGAGACATTCGAAGTAG